A portion of the Clostridia bacterium genome contains these proteins:
- a CDS encoding HEPN domain-containing protein produces the protein MGDLDAAVCCWVDMADYDLKTAQAMLVTERYLYVGFMCHQTIEELLKAYYARTIKDAPPYTRNLSRLANLSSAYGELSESQQDFLDIIEPLNTEARYPKEKDTILKSLTREKCELLISAAKELSAWMKSQLP, from the coding sequence ATGGGCGATTTGGATGCAGCAGTGTGTTGCTGGGTTGACATGGCTGATTATGACCTGAAGACTGCACAGGCAATGCTCGTGACCGAGAGGTATCTATATGTAGGATTCATGTGTCACCAAACGATAGAGGAGCTCCTCAAGGCATACTACGCGCGTACGATCAAGGATGCACCGCCCTATACCCGCAACCTGTCTCGACTGGCTAACCTCTCAAGTGCTTATGGAGAGCTGAGCGAAAGTCAACAGGATTTCCTGGACATCATAGAACCTCTCAATACTGAAGCTCGGTATCCGAAGGAGAAGGATACAATACTGAAGTCGTTGACCAGAGAGAAATGCGAGTTATTGATCAGCGCCGCGAAGGAGCTATCAGCATGGATGAAGAGTCAGCTACCTTAG